In the Glycine max cultivar Williams 82 chromosome 19, Glycine_max_v4.0, whole genome shotgun sequence genome, CTACGCATTACAAAGTACAAACTGAAGCTACTGCATCTTAACAAACGAACTTCTAGTAATACATTTATTCCACAGCATTATGGCAGTTCATGGAATGGAATCCTAACTTCGTGAAGGAAAATCTTTGCTCTATTGGCAGAAATCTCATCGAGGAGATTGCAGGATCGAGCTTAATTTTCACCTGGGCCACATCTAATGCAACCAAAGAGGACAGCATGGACTATGGCGGCTGCATTGATGGAAACAAGAAATGAGCTTAAGCAGCTGCTTTTACAGGATTTGTCTCCTCTAAAGTAAAATgtgtacttttaaaaaataaagtacaaaGTTATAACTTACATCCATTGATTTAAAAACTAACAGAATAATACAAAcagttttgttgtttgttatatacttatatatgttCTTGTATCTTATCATAATTTCAACTGttataatttttcaatcaaCAATTATAACTCGACAATTTATCTTTAGAACACACTAGCAGAGTCAAATCTGACATCCCAATACCATTGCAAATCAAACAATGAAGTGACATAAAACAACACAATTTGAACTATACATATTGACGATTTTAAAGCAAGGCCAGAAACTCACGAGAATCTAAAGCATAAAAAAAGGTCAAACCTAAGAAATAATGTAGGTATACATCATTAAAAAGGTAATTATGGACTATCAATCAAACCAAAACAGCAACATAAGATTGAATTGCAAGATGTTGAAGAATCCAGATTGCATTAAAACACGTTTGTTTGTGGATAACAAACAAACTCTCCTAAAAACCAAGCAAATAGGTAAGGAAATGCCTTAATTATAATCGAGTATCAAATTATTTCTGATCTATCAAATGCTTCTCTTGCAATAAAGATAAAACCATTAAAATACACTGTCATGGTATTTAGTCATACATCCTGCTGTGTAATTTTTGGGATGCTATGTTTCTggtaataaagataaaatggtAAAGCCAAACTGTGACGTAAAATGAGCGGAACCAAACTGTGACGTAAAATGAGCGGAACCTACAGGGATACTTCATGGCATGGTTTCACTAATAAAATACTGTCATCATACAAACTATCTATACTTTCTCTTTTCCTTCCGTGAACAACATCCAATGCCTTTTTCTGGTACCTCAAATACATCTCaatatttattggataaaaaatatatacaacacTTTGATTTGTCAAAACACATGAAAATGTGCCAAGAAGATATACAAACAAGAGGTTGAAAATTAAGCAATTTCTTTAGTATTAGCCCAGAAACAAATAAAGCTGTTTATTTCATGAGAACCAGAAACAAATAGCAATATATATGACTATATGTAACGGGTAAAAAAGCAACTGAGAATTTTCAAATACTTTATGAAACAATGCCTTCAAAATTTCACACAGTACAGTGGGCACTAAATTGGCCATACAAGAGCAAAATTATAACACATTGGCATGTGTTAGGAACCAAGCTTGGGAATGAGAACCACCTAGCTTCGAGGGCTAGGAACCTCCATAGaagaagagggagagagagactAAGGGAGAAACTGCTTTTCTATTTCTGATATTGAAAGCGTAAAATCCATCTACATATATAGCTGTTGTCCAGGGAACAAGGCCCCACAAgcaaaacagaaaagataacaaaatgaaatatccTAACAACCATATTCCCTTATTCCACTACCTACATATCTTCTAGAAAGCACGATGCTAGTGCGTGCTGTGCACTTCCTTCATGTATTATGCCAGCTACATGGGTCTCATGCTTTTTGCTTCTTACAAACCCTTTACTTCCTGCAGTCCCATATTACTTCCCGCAGTCCCATATTACTATCCCTATCGGCATGCATACCTTCAGGCTCAACAAAGGCACTTCAATTATCCAAATACTCAACAACATTGCTGTCTAGCTTGGTTTGACACTTTAATTTCGACATTCCTTTGTAAAACATCAGGTGGAGCATAGCTCAAATGATATCACTTTTGGTCTTCATCAAGTGGCTGTAGCATAGCTCCAATGGCATCTGTCCAGGTGTTAATCAAGGGACAGTAGCACACTACCAATGAGGCAATGACATGAGACGAGGATTTTCATTGTTTCAATCCCCCACATCTCCATTTCCAACCCCTTATCATTTCAATCCCCCACTATGTTAATTTTAGTTAGAATGAGGatgaaattgaataaaaaaaataagataaattattaaaataaatttttaaaaagataaaaaggtaaaataaattaaaaaataagataaaacactaaaataattttttaaaagataaaagatgaaaccaaaaaaggaaaaataataccGAAGAAGAAATAGTTCATCTAAccttaaatatatttgttttttatttgtaagataCAATAGAAGAATGATTAGTCAAATTATTACAAGAAGATATAATATGATTGTTTTTATAGAGAAATTTGGGTCAACAAATATATTgtattgtaattatttaaataattaatattttcattaaaacattttcataaGAGTAGATAATGACAAAATCATGTAGTTGCGGTTCGGGGCAAAGTATCAGAAAACTGTGTACACGTATAAACAGTTTGTGCCGGGAAAAATCATAACGACAAGTGGACCAAATTCGCAGGGAGCAACAGAAATtcaaaacgaagaagaagaagaagaagctcgtGTCGTACAGTGAAACAAATTCAATTCCCAGAAGGAAACATGTTTACTATTTGCAACCCCTCTTCTCTTTCTCGGCAACCGGGTATCGTGGCTCCGATTCCGGTAAAACCTATCAAACACTCTTCGAATCTCTCTGTCACCAACTCCGCCTCTTCCGGCGAGAGAATCAGCAGTAGCACCAGGCGAAGAACCATTTCACCCTTCGAATCCCGAATCTCACTCATCTTCGCCCTCGCTTCTCAAGCCAACTCTCTCTCCCAGCGACGTAAATGTTTCCCTCCACTGAATTCCAACTCTTGGTGATTTTCTCTCTTGTTCTATTCTATTCTCTCTGCAATTTTCCTAATTAACTTTCGTGCCGCAGTTCTAGCGGACGTGGCTGCCGAGACTGCGAAATACGTGTTTCCGAAGAGATTTGAAAGCCGCAATCTTGAGGAGGCGTTGATGAGTGGTAATTACTAATAAGTATTTAACATACAGATTTCTGttaatttcttccttttaattgcgtaattaattaattgtttctgTGTTGGAGCTTGGTTACAGTTCCGGACCTTGAGACTGTCGACTTCAAAGTTCTGAGCAGAATGGACCAGTATGAGATTAGGGAAGTCGAGGTTTGTTCcttttatgtaaatttatatttatatttcaattcaCTGGTTTTTAAGGAATAGAGTCATTTCTTGTTATGCTCCACATATTCATGTGCATGTAAGCATAGGtgctttctttatatataaattacggTTCTGCTAACCATTAACCCCTAAGGTCAATGATTAAGGAATCGATAAATAGAAAGTTTTAATAGaaagaataatatttaatattgtgaATGCATTCTTCTTGTTGTGACTTCCAATAAGACGTCTccgtttattattttttaaccctTGCCTTTAGGGCAATGATTTGCCAAACTGTGTAAATTTATTGCATTTAGAGATGGAATGGAACCTATTGTGTGATGTATTATGCTTCTGACATTTAAGGGACTCAGTTTACATGATATTCTTAGGCTTTAGTGTCAATATGCTGTTACCAAATCCTTACATACAAAATACGTACGAGTGAATTACTTGACAGTTCTACTGAATGCTAAGTGCTTGCCGTCACTGACTAACCATCTGGTCTTGGGAATGTCTCCTCTTGATCTGATGATTATCTTTGTAGCCTTACTTTGTGGCAGAGACAACAATGCCTGGGAAGAGTGGGTTTGATTTCAATGGTGCTTCTCGTTCCTTTAATGCTCTAGCTGAGTACCTTTTCGGTAAGGTAgttatatattttagaattgAACCACattcatacattttaaaattttactggGTTGCCTTTGATTGCTGTCCCTTTCTGTTTTCCCCTTCTATTTTGAGAGAAGAGAAAAGTTATAGATGTGAGCTGTTTTGTTCTGATGGTAGAATACAACTAAGGAGAAGATGGAGATGACTACACCTGTTTTCACAAGTAAGAATCAATCTGATGGGGTTAAAATGGACATGACAACTCCTGTGTTAACAACAAAggtattatgattatttttcatGGATTTTGTGAAATGTCTCATTTACAATctctatcttatttatttttatatggatTGCCCACAAGTTTAgtataactatatttttttatttaatatgaattCGTTTCGGCAAACATAACTGTAGAAACATGCCTTTTCATATCAAGGCACACTTAAACAGCCAAAGCTAAAATACCTGTAGGCGCAACAATTTGATAAAACTATTGTCAATAATGGCAGTGAAATAATTGcacctattttattttcatatatgaaTTTTTGACCTACTATAGTTCACAATTTAAAAACCATCCTTCTGGAATTCAGGTTTAATTGAAATAAAGCTCTCCTAATGATTCAGCAATGGCTAGACTACCCTGGAATATTTTGTCAGGCCAATTTTCTGTCACGTTATCCAAATAAATAGTTAACAcctgaaaattcttttgaattcATAGGTTCTTTAACAGATGggctaattaatatgaaaattgtGAAGTTTAAGCTCTGTCTGAGATTGGGTAAATTGATACCATTCTTCACCTTATGAATCACCTATATCTATCCCAATTAGATGACACAATAACActattattttcccttttaggTCATGGGTTCATTTTTCATtgtcttttttccttttgttttctaaattatgATATACCCAGTGTGCTAGTGTCACTTTGCACTTAACTGTGTGGATTTT is a window encoding:
- the LOC100797412 gene encoding heme-binding-like protein At3g10130, chloroplastic, translated to MFTICNPSSLSRQPGIVAPIPVKPIKHSSNLSVTNSASSGERISSSTRRRTISPFESRISLIFALASQANSLSQRLLADVAAETAKYVFPKRFESRNLEEALMSVPDLETVDFKVLSRMDQYEIREVEPYFVAETTMPGKSGFDFNGASRSFNALAEYLFGKNTTKEKMEMTTPVFTSKNQSDGVKMDMTTPVLTTKMEDQDNWKMSFVMPSKYGANLPLPKDSSVRIKEVPRKIVAVVSFSGFVNDEEIKQRELKLRDALKSDSQFEIKEGTSVEVAQYNPPFTLPFQRRNEIALEVEWKNK